One Streptomyces lincolnensis genomic region harbors:
- a CDS encoding phosphotransferase family protein, with the protein MLPVVETDEEWDAVVPDETVMRAGAQDLCSRLGLAGAPLSRFAEGSQPVYAVGDELVLKLFPKAAAQDGLTEGRVLSHLHGLLPVPTPRVHDAGAYENGWRYVLMSRLRGENLAHAWNRLPRTGHERLVADIGETLAVLHTVDPGPLADALGPGDWGAFLDRRRAAAVEQQRGHGLPAAWLEQIPDFLASVPLPRDPGRCLLHTEVMRQHLLVDPAGPRLTGLFDFEPAMIGHRAYDFVGVGLFVTRGDPHLMSRLTTSYGRVFAPAELLAYTLLHVYSNLPWYLRELGAPDEGTLTALAEAWFGTA; encoded by the coding sequence ATGCTGCCTGTGGTCGAGACGGACGAGGAATGGGACGCGGTCGTCCCGGACGAGACGGTGATGCGGGCGGGGGCACAGGACCTCTGCTCACGGCTCGGCCTGGCGGGAGCGCCGCTGAGCCGTTTCGCGGAGGGATCGCAGCCGGTATACGCCGTGGGCGACGAACTCGTCCTCAAGCTGTTCCCCAAGGCGGCGGCCCAGGACGGCCTCACCGAGGGCCGGGTCCTGTCCCACCTGCACGGACTGCTGCCCGTGCCCACACCGCGGGTCCATGACGCCGGCGCCTACGAGAACGGCTGGCGCTACGTCCTGATGTCCCGGCTGCGGGGCGAGAACCTCGCCCACGCCTGGAACCGCCTCCCCAGGACCGGCCACGAGCGGCTCGTCGCCGACATCGGGGAGACCCTCGCCGTGCTGCACACCGTGGACCCCGGCCCCCTCGCCGACGCCCTCGGGCCCGGAGACTGGGGCGCCTTCCTGGACCGCCGCCGCGCCGCGGCCGTGGAGCAGCAGCGCGGCCACGGACTGCCCGCCGCCTGGCTGGAACAGATCCCCGACTTCCTCGCCTCGGTCCCCCTGCCCCGCGACCCGGGCCGCTGTCTGCTGCACACCGAGGTCATGCGGCAGCACCTCCTCGTCGACCCCGCCGGCCCTCGCCTGACCGGCCTGTTCGACTTCGAACCCGCCATGATCGGCCATCGCGCCTACGACTTCGTCGGCGTCGGCCTCTTCGTCACCCGCGGCGACCCGCACCTGATGAGCCGCCTCACCACGTCCTACGGCCGGGTCTTCGCACCGGCCGAGCTGCTCGCGTACACACTGCTGCACGTGTACAGCAACCTTCCCTGGTACCTGCGCGAGCTCGGAGCCCCCGACGAGGGAACCCTCACGGCCCTGGCCGAGGCATGGTTCGGTACGGCATGA
- a CDS encoding ABC transporter substrate-binding protein: MGDRRRHRRLAAAVTVAGLVFGTAACGSGSDSAGSGDPNTLEVWTRSNPDSAATYQRVFAAFTKRTGIRIDYQPVINFDQQLQSRASTKDLPDVMINDTALMGSYQSQGLLKPIDPASIAGGDQITGKSWSSTVGIDGKHYGIPYSRQAQTLMIRTDWLKKLGLKAPTTWQEMLSVAKAFATKDPDGDGKADTYGIVAPGSAQNGYAAWWGASFLWQGGAQIIEPAGRGKYRPAMDSTAAVNAVTWMKDNLFCGDKGVLQPGAITAVTSTATNFQDGNAGMYMTGPYNITTFDGTLGKDKYEVVPAPAGPAGGDVLADGENVYLGAKTGKDRQERALAAFLVSPEGQRIAMTSVDGHQPVVRIPVNSTLDAAKVRDDARWSVVQKAYEDASQQFPNAPDFAPIKQDTADSLNAIFTYCGGDVRSQLGELNDTLAGDLKDQDLLT; the protein is encoded by the coding sequence ATGGGCGATCGCCGACGACACCGCAGGCTGGCTGCCGCGGTCACCGTCGCGGGGCTGGTGTTCGGAACGGCCGCCTGTGGCTCCGGTTCCGACAGCGCCGGCAGCGGCGACCCGAACACGCTGGAGGTGTGGACCCGGAGCAATCCGGACTCCGCCGCCACCTACCAGCGCGTCTTCGCGGCCTTCACGAAGAGGACCGGCATCAGGATCGACTACCAGCCGGTCATCAACTTCGACCAGCAGCTCCAGAGCCGGGCCTCCACCAAGGACCTGCCGGACGTCATGATCAACGACACGGCTCTGATGGGCAGTTACCAGAGCCAGGGGCTGCTCAAGCCGATCGACCCCGCCTCGATCGCGGGCGGCGACCAGATCACCGGCAAGTCCTGGTCCTCCACCGTGGGCATCGACGGCAAGCACTACGGCATCCCCTACTCCCGCCAGGCCCAGACGCTGATGATCCGCACGGACTGGCTGAAGAAGCTCGGTCTGAAGGCGCCCACGACCTGGCAGGAGATGCTCTCCGTCGCCAAGGCCTTCGCCACGAAGGACCCGGACGGCGACGGCAAGGCCGACACCTACGGCATCGTCGCGCCGGGCAGCGCCCAGAACGGCTACGCCGCCTGGTGGGGCGCGAGCTTCCTGTGGCAGGGCGGCGCGCAGATCATCGAGCCGGCCGGCCGGGGCAAGTACCGCCCTGCCATGGACTCGACGGCCGCAGTGAACGCCGTGACCTGGATGAAGGACAACCTCTTCTGCGGCGACAAGGGCGTCCTCCAGCCCGGCGCGATCACCGCCGTCACCTCGACGGCCACCAACTTCCAGGACGGCAACGCCGGGATGTACATGACCGGGCCGTACAACATCACCACCTTCGACGGCACGCTCGGCAAGGACAAGTACGAGGTCGTCCCGGCTCCCGCGGGCCCGGCCGGCGGGGATGTGCTGGCCGACGGCGAGAACGTCTACCTCGGCGCCAAGACCGGCAAGGACAGGCAGGAACGGGCGCTGGCCGCGTTCCTGGTCTCGCCGGAGGGCCAGAGGATCGCCATGACCAGCGTCGACGGCCACCAGCCCGTCGTCCGCATCCCCGTGAACTCCACGCTGGACGCGGCGAAGGTCCGTGACGACGCCCGCTGGAGCGTCGTGCAGAAGGCCTACGAGGACGCCTCCCAGCAGTTCCCGAACGCCCCGGACTTCGCCCCGATCAAGCAGGACACCGCCGACAGCCTCAACGCGATCTTCACGTACTGCGGCGGCGACGTCCGCTCCCAGCTGGGGGAGCTCAACGACACCCTCGCCGGCGACCTCAAGGACCAGGACCTGCTGACATGA
- a CDS encoding carbohydrate ABC transporter permease, translating to MTATAPAPAARRGLDKKAVDKRAFNKKAVIPWLFLAPGLLLALVFKFWPMAKGIWLSFFDVRPFLGDQWIGLDNYERVLSDHRFQDAIGHTLILGIGQSFGAILLGFALALLLEGQARSLKILRTAVFLPAVTATAVVGELWRLMYYPTSDGLLNSGLHLLGLGPVQFLDNPDLALYSTMAMGIWIWAPYNMVILLAGLAGVDRSLYEAAAMDGVSLWQRLRWVTLPAIRPALMIVLTLATIRGLRVFTEVYVLTGGGPAGSTDVWMTRAYTLGFTRNDIGGASAASVVLLCVTLLLTVMVNHLRKRGEAR from the coding sequence ATGACCGCTACCGCCCCCGCCCCCGCGGCGCGCAGAGGCCTGGACAAGAAGGCCGTCGACAAGCGGGCCTTCAACAAGAAGGCCGTCATCCCCTGGCTCTTCCTGGCACCGGGCCTGCTGCTCGCCCTCGTCTTCAAGTTCTGGCCGATGGCCAAGGGCATCTGGCTCAGCTTCTTCGACGTACGCCCCTTCCTCGGCGACCAGTGGATCGGCCTCGACAACTACGAGCGGGTCCTGAGCGATCACCGCTTCCAGGACGCCATCGGGCACACCCTGATCCTGGGCATCGGCCAGTCGTTCGGCGCGATCCTGCTCGGGTTCGCCCTCGCCCTGCTCCTGGAGGGCCAGGCCCGCTCGCTGAAGATCCTCCGCACCGCGGTCTTCCTGCCCGCCGTCACCGCCACCGCGGTGGTCGGCGAGCTGTGGCGGCTGATGTACTACCCGACGTCCGACGGTCTCCTCAACAGCGGCCTGCACCTGCTCGGGCTCGGCCCCGTCCAGTTCCTCGACAACCCGGACCTCGCGCTGTACTCGACGATGGCGATGGGCATCTGGATCTGGGCCCCGTACAACATGGTGATCCTCCTCGCCGGGCTCGCGGGCGTGGACCGTTCGCTGTACGAGGCGGCGGCGATGGACGGCGTCTCGCTGTGGCAGCGGCTGCGCTGGGTCACGCTCCCCGCGATCCGCCCGGCCCTCATGATCGTCCTCACGCTCGCCACGATCCGCGGACTGCGGGTGTTCACCGAGGTCTACGTCCTGACCGGTGGCGGCCCCGCCGGATCCACCGACGTCTGGATGACCCGCGCCTACACCCTGGGCTTCACCCGCAACGACATCGGCGGCGCCTCGGCGGCCTCGGTCGTCCTGCTCTGCGTGACGCTCCTGCTCACCGTCATGGTCAACCACCTCCGCAAGAGGGGAGAAGCGCGATGA
- a CDS encoding carbohydrate ABC transporter permease, whose product MSAPVIDPVRPAAPDTPAGRSTKAQRTTPARFDTALGWNDKPGVAWTLRILLCLIALAVFAAPFLTIFSGAFTTNPSGSSLSFLPHDSTLLNFKVAGERGIWDYLGNSLVIAGGGLLLQLVVCTLAAYALARHRFRGQALIMMLFMMTLMLPEEVIAIPLSLVLGDVPVVHLDLKGTVWGVILPLGAWGFSVMMLTEFMKDIPAEIEEAARLDGVGELRMLWQIILPLCRPALGVAGVLGFIMIWDQYLLPLIASKDPTDYTVTVALSILRTDPEVGSGVVLAGAVIALIPSLIVYLLLQRSLVTGIAAGATKG is encoded by the coding sequence ATGAGCGCCCCCGTCATCGACCCCGTCCGGCCGGCGGCACCCGACACCCCGGCCGGACGGAGCACCAAGGCGCAGCGGACCACCCCGGCCCGCTTCGACACCGCACTCGGCTGGAACGACAAGCCCGGAGTCGCCTGGACCCTGCGCATCCTGCTCTGCCTGATCGCCCTCGCCGTCTTCGCGGCGCCCTTCCTGACGATCTTCTCGGGCGCCTTCACCACCAACCCCAGCGGATCCTCGCTGTCGTTCCTGCCGCACGACAGCACGCTGCTGAACTTCAAGGTGGCCGGCGAGCGCGGCATCTGGGACTACCTCGGCAACTCGCTGGTCATAGCCGGCGGCGGACTGCTGCTCCAACTCGTGGTGTGCACCCTCGCCGCGTACGCCCTGGCCCGGCACCGGTTCCGCGGACAGGCCCTGATCATGATGCTGTTCATGATGACCCTGATGCTTCCCGAGGAGGTCATCGCGATCCCCCTGTCGCTGGTCCTCGGTGATGTGCCGGTGGTGCACCTGGACCTCAAGGGCACGGTCTGGGGCGTCATCCTGCCCCTGGGCGCCTGGGGCTTCTCGGTGATGATGCTGACCGAGTTCATGAAGGACATCCCCGCCGAGATCGAGGAGGCGGCCCGGCTCGACGGCGTCGGCGAGCTCAGGATGCTCTGGCAGATCATCCTGCCGCTGTGCAGGCCCGCGCTCGGCGTGGCGGGTGTGCTCGGCTTCATCATGATCTGGGACCAGTACCTGCTGCCTCTGATCGCCTCCAAGGACCCCACCGACTACACGGTCACCGTCGCCCTGTCCATCCTGCGCACCGACCCCGAGGTCGGCTCCGGGGTGGTGCTGGCCGGTGCGGTCATCGCCCTCATCCCCAGCCTCATCGTCTATCTGCTCCTCCAGCGCTCGCTGGTCACCGGCATCGCCGCCGGTGCCACCAAGGGCTGA
- a CDS encoding 5-dehydro-4-deoxyglucarate dehydratase: MKFHGVLFFPVTPFAADGSLDEERLAQHIDNGVAAGAGGVFVACGTGEFHALTSQEIERATRIAVETTAGRVPVLAAAGGPTPVARDQAVRVERAGADGILLLPPYLVTAPQEGLVRYVEDVTAATELPVVFYQRGTARLTEATAARLAALPNVVGLKDGLGDVERMHRIVRAVRAVPGGQDFQFFNGLPTAEMTAPAYRGIGVGLYSSAVFAFAPEIAQAFHRALTDGDEALVNTLLDEFYAPLVTLRDEVPGYAVALVKAGVTLRGLDVGGVRAPLIDPTPEHVARLAKLIDHGLEVVAA, from the coding sequence ATGAAGTTCCACGGAGTGCTGTTCTTTCCGGTCACGCCGTTCGCCGCGGACGGTTCACTGGACGAGGAACGGCTCGCCCAGCACATCGACAACGGTGTCGCGGCCGGCGCGGGCGGTGTGTTCGTCGCCTGCGGCACCGGTGAGTTCCACGCCCTGACCTCCCAGGAGATCGAGCGGGCCACCCGGATCGCGGTCGAGACGACCGCGGGCCGGGTGCCCGTCCTCGCCGCCGCGGGCGGTCCCACACCCGTCGCCCGCGACCAGGCCGTCCGCGTGGAGCGGGCCGGCGCCGACGGCATCCTGCTGCTGCCGCCCTATCTGGTGACCGCGCCGCAGGAGGGGCTGGTGCGTTACGTCGAGGACGTCACCGCCGCCACCGAACTGCCCGTCGTCTTCTACCAGCGCGGCACCGCCCGGCTCACCGAGGCGACGGCCGCCCGGCTCGCCGCGCTGCCCAACGTCGTCGGCCTCAAGGACGGTCTCGGGGACGTCGAGCGGATGCACCGCATCGTCCGGGCGGTGCGCGCCGTACCGGGCGGGCAGGACTTCCAGTTCTTCAACGGCCTGCCCACCGCCGAGATGACCGCGCCCGCCTACCGGGGCATCGGCGTCGGCCTGTACTCCTCCGCGGTGTTCGCCTTCGCCCCGGAGATCGCCCAGGCCTTCCACCGGGCGCTCACCGACGGCGACGAGGCCCTCGTGAACACCCTCCTCGACGAGTTCTACGCCCCTCTCGTCACACTCCGCGACGAGGTCCCCGGATACGCGGTCGCCCTGGTCAAGGCCGGGGTGACGCTCCGCGGCCTGGACGTCGGCGGGGTCCGGGCGCCACTGATCGACCCGACGCCGGAGCACGTCGCCCGGCTCGCGAAACTCATCGACCACGGCCTGGAGGTGGTCGCCGCATGA
- a CDS encoding glucarate dehydratase family protein, whose protein sequence is MNPTRIKELIVTPIAFRDPPLLNSNGVHEPLALRVILQLVLEDGTVGLGESPGGVARLERLQAAANVVVGMDVFDTTAVAAAIDADLLPTVPSSHERGWTTSAVEVACLDAQGKLLGRPVGDLLGGTVRDAVPFAAYLFYKWAEHPALDGHAAVGDDWGEALDPAGIVEQARLMQQRYGFTSFKLKGGVFPPDEEIAAIKALAEAFPGQPLRLDPNTAWTVETSKYVARELDGVLEYLEDPTKGIEGMAEVAKDAPMPLGTNMCVIAWEHLKPGIEQDAIQVLLTDHHYWGGLRRTRELAAVCEAFGIALSMHSNSHLGISLAAMTHVAAAIPNLDHSCDTHYPWNSADDVIVPGVLELRDGAVKVPTGPGLGVELDHDALERLHRLYLDSGMRSRDDTGYMRRIQPDYELRLPRW, encoded by the coding sequence ATGAACCCCACCAGGATCAAGGAACTGATCGTCACCCCGATCGCCTTCCGCGACCCCCCGCTGCTCAACTCCAACGGCGTCCACGAGCCCCTCGCGCTGCGCGTGATCCTCCAACTGGTCCTGGAGGACGGCACGGTGGGCCTCGGCGAGTCCCCCGGCGGCGTCGCCCGCCTGGAGCGGCTTCAGGCCGCCGCCAACGTGGTCGTCGGCATGGACGTCTTCGACACCACGGCGGTCGCGGCCGCGATCGACGCCGACCTGCTGCCGACCGTGCCCAGCTCCCACGAGCGCGGCTGGACCACCTCGGCGGTGGAGGTGGCCTGTCTGGACGCGCAGGGCAAGCTCCTCGGGCGGCCGGTCGGCGACCTGCTCGGCGGCACGGTCCGTGACGCGGTGCCCTTCGCCGCGTACCTCTTCTACAAGTGGGCCGAGCACCCCGCCCTTGACGGCCACGCGGCCGTTGGTGACGACTGGGGCGAGGCGCTGGACCCGGCCGGGATCGTCGAGCAGGCCCGGCTGATGCAGCAGCGGTACGGCTTCACCTCGTTCAAGCTCAAGGGCGGTGTCTTCCCGCCCGACGAGGAGATCGCCGCGATCAAGGCGCTGGCGGAGGCGTTCCCCGGGCAGCCGCTGCGGCTCGACCCCAACACGGCCTGGACGGTGGAGACGTCGAAGTACGTCGCCCGCGAACTGGACGGGGTCCTCGAGTACCTGGAGGACCCGACCAAAGGCATCGAGGGCATGGCGGAGGTCGCGAAGGACGCGCCCATGCCGCTCGGCACCAACATGTGCGTGATCGCCTGGGAGCACCTGAAGCCCGGCATCGAGCAGGACGCCATCCAGGTGCTGCTCACCGACCACCACTACTGGGGCGGGCTGCGCCGCACCCGTGAACTGGCCGCCGTCTGCGAGGCGTTCGGGATCGCGCTGTCCATGCACTCCAACTCGCACCTGGGCATCAGCCTCGCCGCCATGACCCATGTGGCCGCGGCCATCCCGAACCTCGACCACTCCTGCGACACTCACTACCCGTGGAACTCGGCCGACGACGTGATCGTCCCCGGGGTCCTGGAGCTGCGCGACGGCGCGGTCAAGGTCCCCACCGGTCCGGGCCTCGGTGTCGAACTCGACCACGACGCCCTGGAGCGGCTGCACCGGCTGTACCTGGACTCCGGGATGCGCAGCCGTGACGACACCGGATACATGCGGCGGATCCAGCCCGACTACGAACTCAGGCTGCCCCGCTGGTAA
- a CDS encoding DUF4389 domain-containing protein — MSVFRWLLAIPHYLVLGLVGGGIRALIGLLSLYAGIALAVTGRYPPGIFDLVVGLNRWVLPVFAYVSLLTDEYPPFRLDQGGSEPLAATRP; from the coding sequence TTGTCCGTTTTCAGGTGGCTTCTGGCCATCCCGCACTATCTGGTCCTGGGCCTCGTGGGCGGCGGCATCCGCGCCCTCATCGGCCTGCTCAGCCTCTACGCGGGCATCGCGCTGGCCGTGACCGGACGCTATCCGCCCGGCATCTTCGACCTGGTGGTCGGCCTCAACCGCTGGGTGCTGCCCGTGTTCGCCTACGTGTCCCTGCTCACCGACGAGTACCCGCCGTTCCGCCTGGACCAGGGCGGCTCGGAACCACTGGCGGCCACTCGGCCCTGA
- a CDS encoding acyltransferase: MDQRQRTSVRHFDHRPWLFAEEASEEQRHAQGERQREIGGETEIGERCYVAESAAVFPDRLRLGDDSYIAAHAYVTGDVATGTDCTLNPFTTVRGAVTLGSGVRIGAHTSLLGFNHSMAPDRPVFRQPHTSRGIEVGDDVWIGSHVVVVDGVTIGDHCVIGAGAVVTKDVPAWTVAAGNPARPIRDRRDGGGKAPGGGTELSRFADTARAQAPELLARHWNGERYVDRVGAAPTVRAHCDAVEIADLLLGSAPAQVPAQEHVVRLRALQDPDTGLVPEFDEALPYDDHFPGEGASLYHVLCVGYALDLLGSSLPHPVRGAGEMTARQLVARLEALPWRDGAWGAGAWIDSWATAVHWNLARGEGGGVEPGAREALFGWLLTRADPWTGMWGEPSAEAGRLQVVNGYYRLTRGSFAQFGLPVPHPERVVDTVLDHARDSRYFGAGRENACNVLDVAHPLWLCTRQLGAGTGGDGYRTAEIRAWAERQLASALPRWRDGLGFGFGPGTAGPGPETGLQGTEMWLAIVWLLADLLGRSDELGYRPRGIHRPEAARRTGSR; this comes from the coding sequence ATGGATCAACGACAGCGGACGTCCGTACGGCATTTCGACCACCGCCCCTGGCTGTTCGCCGAGGAGGCGTCCGAGGAGCAGCGGCACGCGCAGGGGGAGCGGCAGCGGGAGATCGGCGGCGAGACGGAGATCGGCGAGCGCTGCTACGTCGCCGAGTCGGCGGCCGTGTTCCCGGACCGGCTGCGGCTCGGGGACGACTCGTACATCGCGGCCCACGCCTATGTCACCGGGGACGTGGCCACCGGCACGGACTGCACGCTGAACCCCTTCACCACGGTGCGGGGTGCGGTGACCCTGGGCTCCGGGGTGCGGATCGGCGCGCACACCTCGCTGCTCGGCTTCAACCACTCCATGGCCCCCGACCGGCCGGTGTTCCGGCAGCCCCACACCAGTCGGGGGATCGAGGTCGGGGACGACGTGTGGATCGGCTCGCACGTGGTCGTCGTGGACGGCGTCACGATCGGTGACCACTGTGTGATCGGCGCGGGGGCGGTCGTCACCAAGGACGTTCCGGCCTGGACGGTGGCCGCCGGAAACCCGGCCCGGCCGATCCGCGACCGACGGGACGGCGGCGGCAAGGCGCCCGGCGGGGGCACCGAGCTGAGCCGCTTCGCCGACACCGCCCGCGCCCAGGCCCCCGAACTCCTCGCCCGCCACTGGAACGGCGAGCGGTACGTCGACCGCGTCGGCGCGGCGCCCACCGTACGGGCGCACTGCGACGCCGTGGAGATCGCCGACCTGCTGCTGGGCTCCGCGCCCGCGCAGGTGCCGGCCCAGGAGCACGTCGTACGCCTGCGCGCGCTCCAGGACCCGGACACCGGGCTGGTCCCGGAGTTCGACGAGGCGCTGCCGTACGACGACCACTTCCCGGGCGAGGGCGCCTCGCTGTACCACGTCCTGTGTGTGGGCTACGCGCTCGATCTGCTGGGCTCCTCCCTTCCTCATCCGGTGCGTGGGGCAGGTGAGATGACGGCGCGTCAACTCGTGGCGCGTCTGGAGGCGTTGCCGTGGCGGGACGGCGCGTGGGGCGCCGGGGCGTGGATCGACTCCTGGGCCACGGCCGTGCACTGGAACCTGGCGCGCGGCGAGGGCGGTGGTGTGGAACCGGGTGCGCGGGAGGCGTTGTTCGGCTGGCTGCTCACCCGTGCCGATCCGTGGACCGGGATGTGGGGAGAACCGTCGGCCGAGGCGGGGCGGTTGCAGGTGGTCAACGGCTACTACCGGCTGACACGGGGGTCGTTCGCGCAGTTCGGACTGCCCGTGCCGCACCCGGAGCGGGTCGTGGACACGGTCCTGGACCACGCCCGCGACTCCCGGTACTTCGGCGCCGGCCGGGAGAACGCCTGCAATGTGCTCGACGTCGCCCATCCCCTGTGGCTGTGCACCCGGCAGCTCGGCGCGGGCACCGGGGGCGACGGCTACCGTACGGCGGAGATCCGCGCCTGGGCCGAGCGGCAGCTGGCGTCGGCCCTCCCCCGCTGGCGGGACGGCCTGGGCTTCGGTTTCGGCCCCGGCACCGCGGGCCCCGGTCCGGAAACGGGCCTTCAGGGCACCGAGATGTGGCTGGCCATCGTCTGGCTCCTGGCCGACCTGCTGGGCCGCTCCGACGAACTCGGCTACCGGCCGCGCGGCATCCACCGGCCCGAGGCGGCGCGGCGCACCGGTTCCCGGTGA